One genomic segment of Bacillus carboniphilus includes these proteins:
- a CDS encoding GntR family transcriptional regulator — MLLPIQISQESREPIYHQIGTQIKALISSGYLPVGTSLPSIRALAKDLQCSVITTKRAYQDLEHEHFIKTVQGKGTFVAEVGLELKEEIKQKTVREALNKAIDIGLQHDYKLDDLIKMFEVAIEERRK, encoded by the coding sequence ATGTTATTACCCATTCAAATATCACAGGAGAGCAGAGAGCCAATTTATCACCAAATTGGTACGCAAATAAAGGCTCTAATCTCAAGTGGGTACTTGCCTGTAGGAACGTCTCTTCCTTCCATTCGTGCACTAGCAAAGGATTTACAGTGTAGTGTGATCACAACCAAAAGAGCATATCAGGATCTTGAACATGAACACTTCATAAAAACAGTTCAGGGGAAAGGGACATTTGTTGCAGAGGTTGGTTTGGAGTTAAAAGAGGAAATTAAACAGAAGACGGTAAGGGAAGCACTAAATAAAGCAATTGATATTGGCCTACAGCATGATTATAAGTTAGACGACTTAATAAAGATGTTTGAGGTGGCAATAGAGGAGAGGAGGAAATAA
- a CDS encoding ABC transporter ATP-binding protein — protein sequence MNVMELKGVVKQIGDFTLGPIDLEIPTGSTCAIIGDNGSGKSTLLKLILGLAKENEGKIHLFGSERIHSDDRWRSRVAYQSQTLKGCDRLTGRDLEKLISKFSSSFKHTSFRQYVRELDIPLNKPIINLSEGVHKKLNVALTLAQDSELTIFDEPTAHMDIHAQKFVISEMVRQLEEDSSKTILFASHQLDDIRKLADYLLFIRKGVFLGMVEKDELSSMFIRYWVDTLPHEKVPGTVMQGKQGHELVSIDKKHTENALEKAGIKVIQKTKVELDDIIPWILSGEVQLKKSPVFN from the coding sequence ATGAATGTTATGGAACTAAAAGGTGTTGTGAAACAGATTGGTGACTTTACATTAGGACCAATAGATCTAGAAATACCTACAGGCAGTACTTGTGCAATTATAGGAGACAATGGGTCCGGTAAAAGCACGTTACTTAAGCTTATTTTAGGATTAGCGAAAGAGAACGAGGGAAAGATTCATCTATTTGGATCGGAAAGAATACATAGCGATGATCGTTGGAGGAGTCGAGTGGCATATCAATCTCAAACTTTAAAGGGGTGCGATCGGCTTACTGGGAGAGATTTAGAAAAGTTAATATCAAAATTCTCTTCATCCTTTAAACATACATCTTTTCGCCAGTATGTAAGAGAGCTTGATATTCCTTTAAATAAGCCAATCATCAATTTATCAGAAGGAGTTCATAAGAAATTAAATGTGGCCCTTACTCTAGCTCAAGATAGTGAGTTGACAATATTTGATGAACCTACTGCTCATATGGATATCCATGCACAAAAGTTTGTCATTAGTGAAATGGTCAGACAGTTAGAGGAAGACTCAAGTAAAACAATTCTTTTTGCTAGTCATCAATTGGACGATATTCGAAAATTAGCGGATTACTTACTGTTTATTCGAAAAGGTGTGTTTTTAGGAATGGTTGAAAAAGACGAGCTAAGTTCTATGTTTATTCGATATTGGGTAGATACGTTACCGCATGAGAAGGTTCCAGGAACGGTTATGCAAGGCAAACAGGGACATGAGTTAGTTTCTATTGATAAGAAGCATACTGAAAATGCACTTGAAAAAGCAGGGATAAAAGTAATACAAAAGACAAAGGTTGAACTAGATGATATTATTCCTTGGATTTTATCCGGGGAGGTTCAACTAAAAAAATCGCCAGTTTTTAACTAA
- a CDS encoding GNAT family N-acetyltransferase codes for MKDLVVRIVKVGIAEKSIFESLVSLYLHDLSEYTNDLDINSQGNFEYNGLHLYWEREELIPFFILLEEKVVGFVLLNQSPFIPAGFDYGINELFVLRKFRGKDIAKMAVKELFSMYKGTYYIVQLTKNQPAVNFWRRLYKNLNLKVDYIEKTVDGEPCNLQKVSVQ; via the coding sequence ATGAAGGATCTAGTAGTACGTATTGTGAAAGTGGGTATAGCAGAGAAATCGATATTTGAAAGCTTAGTTAGCCTTTACTTGCATGACCTTTCTGAATATACAAATGATCTAGATATAAACAGCCAGGGGAACTTTGAGTACAATGGCCTCCACTTATATTGGGAACGCGAAGAGCTTATACCTTTTTTCATTCTGTTAGAGGAGAAGGTAGTAGGTTTTGTTTTATTAAATCAAAGCCCATTTATTCCAGCGGGATTCGATTATGGCATCAATGAATTATTTGTATTAAGGAAATTTAGAGGGAAAGACATAGCAAAGATGGCAGTCAAAGAATTATTTAGTATGTATAAAGGTACATATTACATTGTTCAGCTAACCAAGAACCAACCAGCAGTAAATTTTTGGAGACGTCTTTACAAAAATCTCAATTTAAAGGTTGACTATATAGAAAAAACAGTAGATGGAGAACCATGCAACCTTCAAAAAGTGTCGGTGCAGTAA